A section of the Deinococcus taeanensis genome encodes:
- a CDS encoding ferritin-like domain-containing protein translates to MTHDTTEQQILADATNDSAMNRRGALGFLGKLGLGAAAMGLAGTAAAIPAKNIDGDVLNFALNLEYLEAAFYLAAVGRIKELRRIGGGADIILPASLDQDRGMQFKDANVQALARDIAEDELSHVKFLYGALGKGAAPRPVIDLNGAFRAAGQAASGGKIDGFNPFANDLFFLHGAFIFEDVGVTAYNGAATLITNPAYLQAAAGILAVEAYHGGAIRSMLFQQRQVSAAAGLYVGQVVQAISALRGKVGGMKDQGLTDANGMAVFAPADRNGVAYPRTTREVLNIVYLAPNASKGGFYPNGLNGTIK, encoded by the coding sequence ATGACCCACGACACCACCGAACAGCAGATTCTCGCCGACGCCACCAACGACAGCGCCATGAACCGCCGCGGCGCCCTCGGATTCCTCGGCAAGCTCGGCCTGGGCGCCGCCGCAATGGGCCTCGCCGGCACCGCCGCCGCCATTCCCGCCAAGAACATCGACGGGGACGTCCTGAACTTCGCCCTGAACCTGGAGTACCTCGAAGCCGCCTTCTACCTGGCTGCCGTGGGCCGCATCAAGGAACTGCGCCGCATCGGTGGGGGCGCGGATATCATCCTGCCCGCCAGCCTCGACCAGGACCGCGGCATGCAGTTCAAGGACGCGAATGTGCAGGCGCTCGCCCGCGATATCGCCGAAGATGAACTCTCGCACGTGAAGTTCCTGTACGGCGCGCTCGGCAAGGGCGCCGCGCCCCGCCCCGTCATCGACCTGAACGGTGCGTTCCGCGCCGCCGGGCAGGCCGCGTCCGGCGGGAAGATCGACGGTTTCAACCCCTTCGCGAACGACCTGTTCTTCCTGCACGGCGCGTTCATCTTTGAAGACGTGGGCGTCACGGCCTACAACGGCGCCGCCACGCTGATCACCAACCCCGCGTACCTGCAGGCCGCAGCCGGCATTCTGGCCGTCGAGGCGTACCACGGCGGCGCCATCCGCTCCATGCTGTTCCAGCAGCGTCAGGTGAGTGCCGCTGCCGGCCTGTACGTGGGCCAGGTCGTGCAGGCCATCAGCGCCTTGCGCGGCAAGGTGGGCGGCATGAAGGACCAGGGCCTCACGGACGCCAACGGCATGGCCGTCTTCGCGCCGGCCGACCGCAACGGCGTGGCCTACCCACGCACCACACGCGAGGTGCTGAACATCGTGTACCTCGCGCCGAACGCCAGCAAGGGCGGGTTCTACCCGAACGGTCTGAACGGCACCATCAAGTAA
- a CDS encoding histidine triad nucleotide-binding protein, with amino-acid sequence MSVQPTLFERIIARELPSEIVYEDERFIAIRDIAPRAPIHLLVIPKVVTHRMDDLTDPVVLGELWLTAMKIARQHAEDYRLVVNCGPGGGQVVFHTHIHVLAGWANGPDSHT; translated from the coding sequence ATGAGCGTCCAGCCCACCCTGTTCGAACGCATCATTGCCCGGGAACTCCCGAGCGAGATCGTGTACGAGGATGAACGGTTCATCGCCATCCGCGACATCGCGCCGCGCGCGCCCATTCATCTGCTCGTGATCCCCAAGGTGGTCACGCACCGCATGGACGACCTCACGGACCCGGTTGTTCTGGGGGAGCTGTGGCTCACCGCCATGAAGATCGCCCGGCAGCATGCCGAGGATTACCGTCTGGTGGTGAACTGCGGCCCTGGCGGCGGCCAGGTTGTCTTTCACACGCATATTCATGTGCTGGCCGGCTGGGCGAACGGTCCGGACAGTCACACGTGA
- the glmM gene encoding phosphoglucosamine mutase, with the protein MSERKYFGTDGVRAVAGAYPLTAAWVMSLGAAAGEVLKEQNPRATVVIGKDTRQSGDMLEAALAAGLTSRGVNVVHLGVLPTPGVSYLTRHLKADAGVVISASHNPYEDNGIKFFGADGQKLRDATELQIEAAIDRVPDLTPVTGVDLGSVTNYTEAERLYVNFLLTHAPDLSGLRIAMDCANGAAYRVGPKVFQAAGADVFAVYTTPDGRNINRGCGSTHMDHLQRIVREGGYDLGVAFDGDADRALFVDSRGQVVHGDHMLLLNARARGETAVVTTIMANMALEVKLSEAGIPLERTAVGDRYVHERLHGQHLNLGGEQSGHILFLDVSPTGDGVLTALLTLDSMNKLGTTLDALHDDLVMFPQTLVNVRVSDKKAIALDPEVQQAVARAEAQLHGKGRVNLRPSGTENLIRVMVEGQNAEEIHEVARVLASVVEARGAQA; encoded by the coding sequence ATGAGTGAACGGAAGTATTTCGGAACGGACGGCGTGCGCGCTGTCGCGGGCGCCTACCCCCTGACCGCCGCGTGGGTGATGTCCCTCGGCGCCGCGGCCGGCGAGGTTCTCAAAGAGCAGAATCCGCGCGCCACGGTCGTGATCGGCAAGGACACCCGCCAGAGCGGCGACATGCTCGAAGCCGCCCTCGCCGCCGGGCTCACGAGCCGCGGCGTGAACGTCGTGCACCTCGGCGTGCTGCCCACCCCCGGCGTCAGCTACCTGACCCGGCACCTGAAGGCCGATGCGGGCGTCGTGATCAGCGCCTCGCACAACCCCTACGAGGACAACGGCATCAAGTTCTTCGGCGCGGACGGTCAGAAACTCCGTGACGCCACCGAACTGCAGATCGAGGCCGCCATCGACCGCGTGCCGGACCTCACGCCCGTCACAGGCGTGGATCTGGGCAGTGTCACCAACTACACCGAAGCAGAACGGCTCTACGTCAACTTCCTCCTCACGCACGCGCCGGACCTGAGCGGCCTGCGCATCGCCATGGACTGCGCCAACGGCGCCGCGTACCGCGTGGGCCCCAAGGTGTTCCAGGCGGCCGGCGCGGACGTGTTCGCGGTGTACACCACCCCGGACGGCCGGAACATCAACCGCGGGTGCGGCAGTACGCACATGGATCACCTGCAGCGCATCGTGCGTGAAGGCGGGTACGACCTGGGCGTTGCCTTCGACGGCGACGCCGACCGCGCCCTGTTCGTGGACAGCCGCGGACAGGTCGTCCACGGTGACCACATGCTCCTTCTGAATGCGCGCGCGCGCGGCGAGACGGCGGTCGTCACCACCATCATGGCGAACATGGCCCTGGAAGTGAAACTGAGCGAGGCGGGCATCCCGCTGGAACGCACCGCGGTGGGCGACCGGTACGTGCATGAACGCCTGCACGGGCAGCACCTGAACCTGGGCGGCGAACAGAGCGGGCATATCCTGTTCCTGGATGTCTCACCGACCGGGGACGGCGTCCTGACGGCGCTGCTGACCCTGGACAGCATGAACAAACTGGGCACGACCCTCGACGCCCTGCATGACGACCTCGTGATGTTCCCGCAGACCCTGGTGAACGTCCGCGTGAGCGACAAGAAGGCCATCGCCCTGGACCCCGAGGTGCAGCAGGCCGTAGCGCGGGCCGAGGCGCAGCTGCACGGCAAAGGCCGCGTGAACCTGCGCCCCAGCGGCACCGAGAATCTGATCCGCGTGATGGTCGAGGGCCAGAACGCCGAGGAGATCCATGAGGTTGCCCGGGTGCTGGCCAGCGTGGTCGAGGCGCGCGGCGCCCAGGCCTGA
- a CDS encoding phosphotransferase family protein, with translation MPLGAWLRDVARAGTGEVAVDARVWPRRLRRAFPGSQLREAWVGEGAAFARYASRRGPLFLKYLPAGWRDARAAERLDREAAYLRTLAPLSPVPYAPLLHAAADPARPLAHLLTRDLTDETTGWGFFRSDEEREEGLRDVVRLLAQLHAFWAGPGQRHLGPEWEWRPDRATRRAAVLGADPALVRFPDQVQAAVQLAAEALPGLLRDAPVWTLVHGDIHAGQVLWRRDGNGAVLIDYGQVHASVPGEDLAHLLALRLGVEERRRLGGDLRATYHAALRDAGLCFSPGELAAQERAGLALNVLSTARQALRRGTPGVLGALDAAAQVWLEADAAQAHCT, from the coding sequence ATGCCGCTGGGGGCGTGGCTGCGTGACGTGGCGCGCGCCGGGACGGGTGAGGTGGCCGTGGACGCCCGCGTGTGGCCGCGGCGGCTGCGCCGGGCGTTTCCGGGGTCGCAGCTGCGGGAGGCCTGGGTGGGTGAGGGGGCCGCGTTTGCGCGCTACGCAAGCCGAAGGGGGCCGCTGTTCCTGAAGTACCTGCCGGCCGGGTGGCGCGACGCGCGGGCCGCCGAGCGGCTGGACCGGGAGGCCGCGTACCTGCGCACGCTCGCCCCCCTGTCGCCGGTGCCGTACGCGCCGCTGCTGCACGCCGCGGCGGACCCGGCCCGGCCGCTGGCACACCTGCTGACCCGGGACCTGACGGACGAAACGACCGGCTGGGGCTTTTTCCGGTCAGATGAGGAACGGGAAGAAGGCCTGCGGGATGTGGTGCGTCTGCTGGCGCAGCTGCACGCGTTCTGGGCCGGGCCGGGGCAGCGGCACCTGGGACCCGAGTGGGAGTGGCGGCCGGACCGGGCCACGCGCCGCGCCGCGGTCCTGGGCGCCGACCCGGCCCTGGTCCGGTTCCCGGATCAGGTTCAGGCTGCGGTGCAACTGGCCGCAGAGGCGCTGCCCGGCCTGCTGCGTGACGCCCCGGTGTGGACGCTGGTGCACGGAGACATTCACGCCGGGCAGGTGCTGTGGCGCCGTGACGGGAACGGCGCCGTGCTGATTGATTACGGTCAGGTGCATGCGAGCGTGCCGGGCGAGGACCTCGCCCACCTGCTGGCGCTGCGGCTGGGGGTGGAGGAGCGGCGCCGTCTGGGCGGGGATCTGCGCGCCACGTACCACGCCGCCCTGAGGGACGCTGGTCTGTGTTTCAGCCCGGGTGAGCTGGCGGCTCAGGAACGGGCGGGCCTGGCCCTGAACGTGCTGTCCACGGCGCGGCAGGCGCTGCGGCGCGGCACGCCGGGCGTGCTGGGGGCGCTGGACGCCGCCGCTCAGGTCTGGCTGGAGGCGGACGCTGCCCAGGCCCACTGCACCTGA
- the rpsT gene encoding 30S ribosomal protein S20, which translates to MALRHKSAQKRHRQSLKRRLINRSRKSTIKTFTKKAVVAAQTGAEDIATLQARAESLIDKAAKGSTLHKNTAARKKSRLAKAINRAKATQQG; encoded by the coding sequence ATGGCCCTTCGTCACAAGTCCGCCCAGAAACGTCACCGCCAGAGCCTCAAGCGCCGCCTGATCAACCGCAGCCGCAAGAGCACCATCAAGACCTTCACCAAGAAGGCCGTGGTAGCCGCCCAGACTGGCGCCGAGGACATCGCGACCCTGCAGGCCCGCGCCGAGAGCCTGATCGACAAGGCCGCCAAGGGCAGCACCCTGCACAAGAACACCGCGGCCCGCAAGAAGAGCCGTCTGGCCAAGGCGATCAACCGCGCCAAGGCCACCCAGCAGGGCTGA
- a CDS encoding PadR family transcriptional regulator, with protein sequence MPRAPNTSPHTRTVLGALQSTYPQHSYGYDLSKSTGLKSGTLYPILQRLHEQGYLDAQWEESPHPGRPPRHTYRLTHAGLQLARERQGTLTPSIRTPGALT encoded by the coding sequence ATGCCGCGCGCCCCCAACACCAGCCCCCACACCAGGACCGTCCTTGGTGCCCTCCAGAGCACCTACCCCCAGCACAGCTACGGCTACGACCTCAGCAAAAGCACCGGCCTGAAAAGCGGCACCCTCTACCCCATCCTTCAGCGTCTCCATGAACAGGGATACCTCGACGCCCAGTGGGAGGAGTCCCCGCACCCCGGGCGCCCCCCCCGGCACACCTACCGCCTCACCCACGCCGGCCTGCAGCTCGCCCGCGAACGCCAGGGCACCCTCACCCCCTCCATCCGCACGCCAGGAGCGCTTACATGA
- the sdaAA gene encoding L-serine ammonia-lyase, iron-sulfur-dependent, subunit alpha has protein sequence MTTLDDILNAPAPASAWILAQDCAETGLNPDDIRTEMLRRIREMRASIERGLSSDARSITGMVGWNAKGLWDAPDVLGAPLLKRVQAYAMAVNEENARMGRIVAAPTAGSAGTIPGALIGVADHLSLEDERLVDPMILAAGIGKAISKRMFISGAAGGCQAEIGSSAAMAAAAIVELLGGTPRAAVHAASLALMNTIGLVCDPVGGYVEVPCVSRNAFYAVHAVSAAQLALAQLESFIPPDEVLGAMASVGRMMPAALRETADGGLAQTPTGLAVTARMEGRKETGGPGGMIELPLA, from the coding sequence ATGACCACTCTTGATGACATCCTCAACGCCCCCGCTCCCGCCTCTGCCTGGATTCTCGCCCAGGACTGCGCAGAAACCGGCCTGAACCCCGACGACATCCGCACCGAGATGCTCCGCCGCATCCGTGAAATGCGCGCCAGCATCGAGCGTGGCCTCAGCAGTGACGCCCGGAGCATCACCGGCATGGTGGGCTGGAACGCCAAGGGACTCTGGGACGCCCCGGACGTCCTCGGCGCGCCGCTGCTCAAACGCGTGCAGGCGTACGCCATGGCCGTCAATGAGGAAAACGCCCGCATGGGCCGCATTGTCGCGGCCCCGACGGCCGGGTCCGCCGGGACCATCCCCGGCGCCCTGATCGGCGTGGCTGACCACCTCAGCCTTGAGGACGAACGCCTTGTGGATCCCATGATTCTCGCCGCAGGGATCGGCAAGGCCATCAGCAAGCGGATGTTCATCAGCGGCGCGGCTGGCGGCTGTCAGGCGGAGATCGGGTCCAGCGCTGCCATGGCGGCCGCCGCCATTGTGGAACTGCTGGGTGGAACGCCGCGCGCCGCTGTGCACGCCGCGTCTCTGGCCCTGATGAACACCATCGGCCTGGTGTGCGACCCGGTGGGCGGGTACGTGGAGGTGCCCTGCGTGAGCCGCAACGCCTTTTACGCCGTGCACGCGGTCAGCGCCGCGCAGCTGGCCCTGGCGCAGCTGGAGTCGTTCATTCCTCCCGACGAGGTTCTGGGCGCCATGGCGTCGGTGGGGCGCATGATGCCCGCCGCGCTGCGTGAAACCGCCGACGGTGGCCTCGCGCAGACGCCCACCGGCCTGGCCGTCACCGCCCGCATGGAAGGCCGGAAGGAGACCGGGGGACCGGGGGGAATGATCGAACTGCCCCTCGCGTAA
- the hutH gene encoding histidine ammonia-lyase — protein MILDQHLSLEAFLTVVRGGEPVQLADEARGRVLRARAVIERIVDGQEAVYGVNTGFGKFANVQVPREGLEELQLNLILSHAIGVGEALPREVVRGMLLLRAQSLALGHSGVRPEVIELLLALLNAGVHPVIPAQGSVGASGDLAPLAHLALALIGLGEVEYGGDVRPSADVFAELNLTPLVLQAKEGLALINGTQLMGSLLALAVADARTLLGTANLAAAMTVEALYGSHRPFQADVMRLRPHPGAVQVAQDLRFYLRDSEIAPSHLVGDGKVQDAYSLRAAPQVHGASLDALAHAERVLAVEFASVTDNPLIFPDTGDVVSGGNFHGQPLAVTIDALKVAVAELGSISERRCEQLLNPSLSGLPGFLAPQGGLNSGFMIAQYTAAALVSENKVLAHPASVDTIPTSANQEDHVSMGAHGARQLRQILENVQNVVAIELMCAAQALDFQQLRAGRGAQAAWEYIRAHIPNMTRDRYYRPDLLKIVAMVRSGDLLRVAREA, from the coding sequence GTGATACTTGACCAACACCTGTCCCTCGAAGCCTTCCTGACCGTCGTGCGCGGAGGCGAGCCGGTTCAGCTCGCCGACGAGGCGCGCGGGCGCGTTCTGCGTGCGCGGGCTGTGATCGAACGCATCGTGGACGGCCAGGAGGCCGTGTACGGCGTGAACACCGGGTTCGGGAAGTTCGCGAACGTTCAGGTGCCCCGCGAGGGGCTGGAAGAGCTGCAGCTGAACCTGATTCTGTCCCACGCGATTGGGGTGGGGGAGGCCCTGCCGCGCGAGGTGGTGCGCGGCATGCTGCTGCTGCGCGCGCAGTCCCTGGCTCTGGGCCACTCGGGCGTGCGGCCCGAGGTGATCGAGCTGCTGCTGGCCCTCCTGAATGCGGGGGTGCACCCGGTGATTCCCGCGCAGGGCAGTGTGGGAGCGTCCGGTGACCTGGCGCCCCTGGCGCACCTCGCGCTGGCCCTGATCGGCCTGGGAGAGGTCGAGTACGGCGGGGACGTGCGGCCCAGCGCGGACGTGTTCGCTGAGCTGAACCTTACCCCGCTGGTCCTTCAGGCCAAGGAAGGCCTGGCGCTGATCAACGGAACGCAGCTGATGGGCAGCCTGCTCGCGCTGGCCGTGGCCGACGCGCGGACGCTGCTGGGCACCGCGAACCTCGCGGCGGCCATGACGGTGGAAGCGCTGTACGGCTCGCACCGGCCGTTCCAGGCGGACGTGATGCGCCTGCGCCCTCACCCGGGCGCGGTGCAGGTGGCGCAGGACCTGCGGTTCTACCTGCGGGACTCCGAGATTGCACCGTCTCACCTGGTCGGCGACGGTAAGGTGCAGGACGCCTACTCGCTGCGCGCCGCGCCGCAGGTGCACGGCGCGAGCCTGGACGCCCTCGCGCACGCCGAGCGGGTCCTGGCGGTGGAGTTCGCCTCTGTGACCGACAACCCACTGATCTTCCCGGACACCGGGGACGTGGTGTCCGGCGGGAACTTTCACGGTCAGCCACTGGCAGTGACCATCGACGCCCTGAAGGTTGCCGTGGCGGAACTGGGCAGCATCAGCGAACGGCGCTGCGAGCAGCTGCTCAACCCGTCCCTGTCCGGCCTGCCGGGGTTCCTGGCGCCGCAGGGCGGCCTGAACAGTGGGTTCATGATCGCGCAGTACACCGCTGCGGCCCTCGTCAGCGAGAACAAGGTGCTGGCGCACCCGGCCAGTGTGGACACCATCCCCACCAGCGCCAATCAGGAAGATCACGTGAGCATGGGCGCCCACGGGGCCCGGCAGCTGCGCCAGATCCTGGAGAACGTGCAGAACGTCGTGGCGATTGAACTCATGTGTGCCGCTCAGGCCCTGGACTTCCAGCAGCTGCGCGCCGGGCGGGGCGCGCAGGCCGCGTGGGAGTACATTCGCGCGCACATTCCCAACATGACCCGCGACCGCTACTACCGCCCGGACCTGCTGAAGATCGTGGCCATGGTCCGCAGCGGCGACCTGCTGCGGGTGGCTCGCGAGGCGTAA
- a CDS encoding metallophosphoesterase, with the protein MRVYAIADLHLAFTTPKPMTVFGSQWAGHPQAIFDEWRAAVRDEDLVLLPGDLSWAMRLPDALQDLAPVAALPGTKVLLRGNHDYWWPTAAKLRAALPPGMLAVVNDAVRVGNVVVCGSRGWVTPGHEPLSAEDDRLLAREGERLALSVNAARAVRRPGDHLILMLHYPPASPPYPGNALTRVIDDARPDLVVYGHLHGVAPERAMRHVNGVPAHLVAADGLKFRPKLLLDTGCS; encoded by the coding sequence ATGCGCGTGTACGCCATCGCCGACCTGCACCTCGCCTTCACCACCCCGAAACCCATGACGGTCTTCGGGTCGCAGTGGGCCGGTCACCCGCAGGCCATCTTTGACGAGTGGCGCGCCGCGGTGCGCGACGAGGACCTGGTTCTGCTGCCCGGTGACCTGTCGTGGGCCATGCGCCTCCCGGACGCCCTGCAGGATCTGGCGCCGGTGGCTGCGCTGCCCGGCACCAAGGTGCTGCTGCGAGGAAATCATGATTACTGGTGGCCGACCGCCGCGAAGCTGCGCGCCGCCCTGCCGCCCGGCATGCTGGCTGTGGTGAACGACGCCGTGCGGGTGGGGAACGTGGTGGTGTGCGGTTCACGCGGCTGGGTCACGCCCGGACACGAACCACTGAGTGCTGAGGATGACCGTCTGCTGGCCCGTGAGGGCGAGCGCCTCGCGCTGAGCGTGAACGCGGCGCGAGCTGTGCGGCGGCCCGGTGATCACCTGATTCTGATGCTGCATTACCCGCCAGCCTCGCCGCCGTACCCGGGCAATGCACTGACCCGCGTGATAGACGACGCCCGGCCGGATCTGGTGGTGTACGGGCACCTGCACGGCGTGGCGCCGGAACGGGCCATGCGGCACGTGAATGGCGTGCCGGCTCATCTGGTGGCGGCAGATGGCCTGAAATTCCGCCCGAAGCTTCTGCTCGATACGGGCTGCTCCTGA
- a CDS encoding RecX family transcriptional regulator has product MKGRRPRPEARTGPDAAPTPPRAPRTPQEERDALLAYAFRALGQRALSAQELRARLERRSTDLDLVEDILTRVQELGYQNDEQVARVEGARRGVGAMRVRQTLKRRGVSEDLIRDTVSARDPDDEVQAVQALLARRWSSFARKRDPQASAFSFLARRGYPGSVIWPVIRAFVAELPDVPDLPDELPDDLED; this is encoded by the coding sequence ATGAAAGGACGACGCCCCCGCCCGGAGGCCCGCACCGGCCCGGACGCCGCGCCCACCCCGCCGCGCGCGCCCCGCACCCCGCAGGAAGAACGCGACGCACTGCTCGCCTATGCGTTCCGCGCGCTGGGCCAGCGCGCCTTGAGCGCCCAGGAACTCCGCGCAAGGCTGGAGCGGCGCAGCACGGACCTGGACCTGGTGGAGGACATCCTGACCCGCGTGCAGGAGCTCGGGTACCAGAACGACGAGCAGGTCGCCCGCGTGGAGGGCGCGCGGCGCGGAGTGGGCGCCATGCGTGTGCGGCAGACCCTGAAACGGCGCGGCGTGAGCGAGGACCTGATCCGAGACACGGTCAGTGCCCGTGACCCGGATGACGAGGTGCAGGCCGTTCAGGCCCTCCTCGCGCGGCGCTGGTCGTCGTTTGCCCGCAAGAGGGACCCGCAGGCCAGTGCGTTCTCGTTTCTCGCGCGGCGCGGGTATCCCGGGAGCGTGATCTGGCCCGTGATTCGGGCGTTCGTGGCGGAGCTGCCTGACGTTCCCGACCTTCCCGATGAGCTGCCGGACGACCTGGAGGACTGA
- a CDS encoding HAD family hydrolase — protein MTREFDAVLFDLDGVLVDSEALAEAVWMRTLAEHGLPLAVNEFSHLAVGQTFANVLLRLQDLHGWTASDAFLPILEERFNAAFDTLSAIDNARETLEGLKRAGIPFAVASNSERGRLHLKLRTAGLSTLVGEHAYDPSWVGGRGKPLPDLYVFAAQRLGVDIRRCVVVEDSAPGATAGIRAGAAVYGLLAAGHVHPDGEAQLRLVGAARVLWSHRELQGALGLNPPV, from the coding sequence ATGACCCGCGAGTTCGACGCGGTGCTGTTTGACCTCGACGGGGTGCTGGTGGACAGCGAGGCCCTGGCCGAAGCGGTGTGGATGCGAACCCTGGCGGAGCACGGCCTTCCTCTCGCTGTAAACGAGTTCTCGCATCTGGCGGTGGGACAGACCTTTGCGAACGTGCTGCTGCGCCTTCAGGATCTGCACGGCTGGACGGCCAGCGACGCGTTCCTGCCCATCCTGGAAGAGCGCTTCAATGCCGCGTTTGATACTCTCTCGGCCATTGACAACGCGCGTGAGACGCTGGAGGGCCTGAAACGGGCCGGCATTCCATTCGCAGTGGCGAGTAACAGTGAACGCGGGCGCCTGCACCTCAAGCTGCGCACGGCCGGCCTGAGCACGCTGGTCGGGGAACACGCCTACGATCCGTCGTGGGTGGGCGGACGGGGCAAGCCTCTGCCGGACCTGTACGTGTTCGCCGCGCAGCGGCTGGGTGTGGACATCCGGCGGTGCGTGGTCGTGGAGGACTCCGCTCCGGGCGCCACGGCCGGCATCCGGGCAGGCGCGGCCGTGTACGGACTGCTGGCCGCTGGCCACGTGCATCCGGACGGAGAGGCACAACTCCGGTTGGTGGGCGCAGCGAGGGTGCTGTGGTCGCACCGCGAGTTGCAGGGTGCACTCGGCCTGAACCCACCAGTCTGA
- a CDS encoding DNA glycosylase AlkZ-like family protein, giving the protein MTPDPTLAALRAAAYRTLIPERSVQAALNRMGFVQADPIRAPARAQDLALLARVRGYRAGDLERLYPTLDAEEDVIPNYGFVTRGVQRLLHPRVTATRAERDHPQLLARVRDLLRERGELHPRDVTAALGQTRVVNAWGGQSNATTRVLDALHYRGEARVVRREAGVRVYGPAPHLDQYRQAPLPDPERVRGVVHLLAALYGPLPEASLGYLVGLSRYGLPHLRPRLRAAFRAAVREDLRGAQVEGVRYVWPADWALDSLPVPRGVRIVNPFDPLVWDRRRFEHLHGWAYRFEAYTPPARRTMGYYALPLFRAERAVGWVTMSVHHGTLQAHVGLRPGGRITARFTGALERELERYRVFLSADQVQWAWAASASSQT; this is encoded by the coding sequence GTGACGCCCGATCCCACCCTGGCCGCCCTGCGCGCCGCCGCGTACCGGACCCTGATCCCCGAACGGTCCGTGCAGGCCGCCCTGAACCGCATGGGCTTCGTGCAGGCCGACCCCATTCGCGCGCCGGCCCGCGCGCAGGACCTCGCCCTGCTGGCCCGCGTCCGCGGGTACCGCGCCGGAGACCTGGAACGCCTGTACCCCACGCTGGACGCCGAGGAGGACGTGATTCCCAACTACGGCTTCGTGACGCGCGGCGTTCAGAGGTTGCTGCACCCGCGCGTCACGGCCACCCGCGCGGAGCGTGACCACCCGCAGCTGCTGGCCCGTGTGCGCGACCTGCTGCGCGAGCGGGGCGAACTGCACCCGCGGGACGTCACGGCCGCGCTGGGACAGACGCGCGTCGTGAACGCCTGGGGCGGCCAGAGCAACGCCACCACCCGCGTCCTGGACGCCCTGCATTACCGCGGTGAGGCGCGTGTCGTCCGGCGGGAAGCCGGGGTGCGCGTGTACGGCCCCGCGCCGCACCTCGACCAGTACCGGCAGGCACCTCTGCCGGACCCGGAAAGGGTGCGTGGCGTGGTGCACCTGCTGGCCGCCCTGTACGGCCCGCTGCCCGAAGCCAGCCTGGGGTATCTGGTCGGCCTGTCCAGGTACGGCCTGCCGCACCTGCGGCCCAGATTGCGGGCCGCATTCCGCGCTGCGGTTCGGGAGGACCTCCGGGGCGCGCAGGTGGAGGGGGTGCGGTACGTATGGCCTGCCGACTGGGCCCTGGACAGCCTGCCGGTGCCCCGTGGGGTGCGGATCGTGAATCCCTTTGACCCGTTGGTCTGGGACCGCCGGAGATTCGAGCACCTGCATGGCTGGGCGTACCGTTTCGAGGCGTACACGCCGCCCGCGCGCCGCACCATGGGGTACTACGCGCTGCCGCTCTTCCGGGCGGAGCGTGCGGTGGGCTGGGTGACCATGAGCGTGCACCACGGAACGCTGCAGGCGCACGTCGGGCTGCGGCCCGGAGGCCGCATCACCGCGCGGTTTACAGGCGCACTGGAGCGGGAACTGGAGCGGTACCGGGTGTTCCTGAGCGCCGATCAGGTGCAGTGGGCCTGGGCAGCGTCCGCCTCCAGCCAGACCTGA